Part of the Candidatus Thermokryptus mobilis genome is shown below.
AACTGCCGAAACATATATAAATGCTGGAGAAATTGGGAAAGCGAAATCAATTTTATCTGAACTTGTTGAAATGAGACCCTCTGACCTTTTCGCAAAATTGAGATATGCTGAGGTGTTGCTTGATTTAAAGGAGAAGGGGAGGGCAATTGAGATTTTAAATGAAATTATCGCTGATGATTCAGCTGGGATAGATATAAAGTTGCAAGTCGGTGAGAGCTTGCTCAGAAACGCAAGCAAAGATTCATCTTATATTGAAATCGCTGAAGGGATTTTCAAAAAGATTTCACAGGCACACCCAAATGATTGGAGAGCGCATTGGTTTCTTGGTATAATCGCATCGGATAAAAAAGATGCTGAAACTTCATTTGAAGAATTTAAAAAAGTTGTTCTTTTGAACTCTCAAACGGTTGAAGCATGGCGTGGCATTGGAATCGCGCTTTATGATATGGGAAGGTTTGAGGAATTAATAGAGTGGATGAATAAGGGGATTGATAAATTCCCCGACGATTTCATACTTAATTTTCTTCTTGGTTTGGGTTATCATCGGCTTGACAGGAATAACGAGGCTGTAACACCACTTGAGAAGGCGCTTTCACTTGATCCAAAAAACATTGATGTCATAAGCACGCTTGCCCTTGTATACGATGCGATAGGATTAACCGTAAAATCAGATTCGCTCCACGAACTTGGCTTGAAGATAAGCCCAAATAATCATCTCATTTTGAATAATTACAGTTACACACTCGCTGAACGTGGTGAAAAACTTGAACTTGCGCTTGAAATGGCGAAAAAGGCAATTGAACAAGAACCGGAAAATCCCGCTTACCTTGATACAATTGGTTGGATTTATTTTAAACTTGGCGACTACGAAAAAGCCAAATACTATATCCAAATGGCGGTTGAAAAAGGTGGAAGTCCGGTTGTGATTGAGCATCTTGGCGATGTTTATTTCAAACTTGGAAACATTGACAAAGCAATTGAATACTGGAAAAAAGCGCTTGAAAAGAACCCATCAAACGAAAAATTAAAGGAAAAAATTAAAGGTGGCAAAATTTAAAAAAGTCACTCTAATTTTACTTGCCGTTTTACTTTCATCTTGTGCCCCTACGAAAAAGGTCATGATTGAGCCAAGCGTTGAAATCGCCTTGACAAAGATTCGTTCAAGAAATGAGGGTATAAAAAATTTGACCGCTGCTGGGAAAATCACAATTGAATTACAAGAGCATTCAAATTCTGCAAACTTTGAACTTGAGATAAAAAGACCTGATACGCTCTTTATGAAAGTTAAAACAATCTTTGGGATAAATATCGGAGAGATAAAAGTTTATGGCGATGGATTTGAGTTAAACGACAGGTTTAACGATAGGATGCTTTATGGCAATGTTGGGGATTACATGAAAAGATTTGTGGGTTTAAATCTTTCAACAGGAGAACTTGTAAATCTATTTCTTGCATGCCCAAATGTTGGCGAAATTGAGAACAGCGAGGATTTTATAATTTACACAAGAGAGGACGAATATGAGAAAATTTTTAAGTTCAATGATGAACTTGAGCTTGAAAGTTATATTCTATCAAAGGATGGGTTTGTGCTTTTTGAGGTTAGATATTCAAAATTCATTGATCTTGGTGGTGTGACTTTGCCAAGGGTTGTGAAGATTTATGACGATTCTGGGCGAGCACTTCATCTGACTTTTTCGGAAATAAAATTGATACGGGTGAATGAGAGAAAAAGTTAAGATGAGAAAGATTGCTCAAGCTATTGAGAAATTTTTCAGTTCAAGGAAGGATAAAAAGATCGATCCGCTTGATATTTTAATCGCTACGATACTTTCTCAAAACACAAACGATTTGAACAGTGCAAAGGCTTTTGAAAATTTGAAGACGAGGTTTCCACGATTTGAGGATATCATTAATGCTGATGTTAAGCAAATAGAGGAAGCTATTAAAATTGGGGGACTTGCGCATCAAAAAGCGGTCAGGATAAAAAAGTTGCTTACTGAGTTGAAGGAGAAAGTTGGGCGTCTTGACCTATCTTTTCTTTCTAAAATTTCGGTTGAAGAGGGAATTAAGTTTTTGACGACATTTAAAGGTGTAGGTTTGAAGACAGCAAGTTGTGTTTTACTTTTTGGTTTCAATAAGGATGTTTTTCCTGTTGACACCCACATACATAGAATTCTTAATAGGGTTGGTGTCGTTAAAACTAAAACGCCAGATGAAACATTTCACAAGGTTAAAAATTTAATTCCTTCTGGTTCAGCATATGTGCTTCACACAGGACTTATAAAGTTCGGGCGTTTGATATGTCGCGCGAGAAACCCTTTGTGTGGAGTTTGTCCAATTTACAGCATTTGTAAATTTAGGGATAAGAAATTTTTTAAAGACAAAAGCAAGGGTTTGGGACTTAAACTGACTAAGAAAGGGGAGTTTATTTTGCTTGATGAAATTTAAGCATAAAAACAAAAAAGGAGAAAAAAATGGTTGGGCGGAGAGAATTTCTAAAAAATTCAATTCTTTTCGGATTAGGAACTTTAGTTTTCAAAAGGATGAAATTTTTTCCGTTTGTTGAAACATCAAAGGCAGAATCTCAAAGTCGTCCAGTTTTAATTTCAACTTGGAGGCAGGGTATAGCAGCAAATGAGATGGGGATTAAGGTTTTATCTGAAGGTGGAACGGCGCTTGATGCAGTTGAACTCGGTGTGAGAACAGCTGAGGATGACCCGAGGGTGATGAGCGTAGGATATGGAGGGCTTCCGGATGAATGTGGGCATGTTACGCTTGATGCTTGCATAATGGATTGGCAATTTAACGCTGGAGCAGTTGCCTTTGTTCAGAAATGTAAAAATCCCGTTTCGGTCGCAAGGAAAGTTATGGAATTAACAAAGCATGTTTTCATAGTGGGTGATGGCGCTGATAGGTTCGCTAAAATGATAGGCTTCCCCGAGGTTGACCTTTTAACTGATGAAGCAAGGAAAAGATGGCTTGAATGGAAAAGAAATATAAGCCAAAACGATAACTGGCTCTCACCTGAGGAAAATCACGACACAATCGCAATGCTTGCACTTGACGGACAGGGAAGAGTAGCTGGAGCTGTCACAACAAGTGGTCTAGCTTGGAAAATCCACGGCAGAGTTGGTGATTCTCCAATAATTGGCGCTGGACTTTATGTTGATGGTGAGGTTGGCGCAGCAGGTTCAACTGGGGTAGGCGAAGCGGTTATAAGAACATGCGGAAGTTTTCTCGTAGTTGAATATATGAGAAACGGGATGCACCCGCAAAAGGCAGTTGAAGAGACATTGAAAAGGGTTCTAAAAGTTAACAAAAAGTGGATTGACAAAGACCCGAATTTCCAAGTTGCGTTTATAGCTGTAAATTTGAAGGGAGAAATTGGAGCAATGGGGCTTAGAAAAGGATTCCAGTATGCTCTCTATAAAGATGGCAAGAATCAATTCCTTGATGCGCCAAATCTTATATAATCCCTGTTTTTATCTCTTTTATATATGGGATTCTTAAAAGTTCTGTTAAAAAGCGATGATGAGCTGGATGCTTGTCGCAATATGAAAGGCTTATCTTCAAAATCCCATTTTCCTCGTTCAGTTGATACTGGCTTGGTCTGATCTCGTGCTCGGATAAAATTTCAATCAGTTCGGCTCTTCCTTTCCCTTTATCGTCGTAGATTTCAAGTTGTATCCGCGTGAAATGACATTTGCCAAGAAGTGATTTCTCAATGTTTGCCAATATAGTTAAAACTAAAAGCACAATGAATGTAAAGATAGTAGCAAGTAACAATTGGTTTGCACCAATAGCAATACCGATAGCAGCGACCACGAATATGGTCGCTGCCGTTGTTAATCCAGCTATTGTCCCTTTTGATTGTATGATTGTCCCAGCGCCTATAAATCCTATCCCAGTTACAAC
Proteins encoded:
- a CDS encoding DUF4292 domain-containing protein codes for the protein MAKFKKVTLILLAVLLSSCAPTKKVMIEPSVEIALTKIRSRNEGIKNLTAAGKITIELQEHSNSANFELEIKRPDTLFMKVKTIFGINIGEIKVYGDGFELNDRFNDRMLYGNVGDYMKRFVGLNLSTGELVNLFLACPNVGEIENSEDFIIYTREDEYEKIFKFNDELELESYILSKDGFVLFEVRYSKFIDLGGVTLPRVVKIYDDSGRALHLTFSEIKLIRVNERKS
- a CDS encoding N(4)-(beta-N-acetylglucosaminyl)-L-asparaginase, with the protein product MVGRREFLKNSILFGLGTLVFKRMKFFPFVETSKAESQSRPVLISTWRQGIAANEMGIKVLSEGGTALDAVELGVRTAEDDPRVMSVGYGGLPDECGHVTLDACIMDWQFNAGAVAFVQKCKNPVSVARKVMELTKHVFIVGDGADRFAKMIGFPEVDLLTDEARKRWLEWKRNISQNDNWLSPEENHDTIAMLALDGQGRVAGAVTTSGLAWKIHGRVGDSPIIGAGLYVDGEVGAAGSTGVGEAVIRTCGSFLVVEYMRNGMHPQKAVEETLKRVLKVNKKWIDKDPNFQVAFIAVNLKGEIGAMGLRKGFQYALYKDGKNQFLDAPNLI
- a CDS encoding tetratricopeptide repeat protein yields the protein MSRFSLIIVSLFLSLSFFACVSSKKSTTDGIKTAEVKELKYRQVENIDKAIEHFIAGQVYELKGDYASAILEYQDALRYQQSPGIYNAIARAYQKIGKHSLAVQMALEAIRLDSLNITYRETLADIYVETFEVKKAIGEFEKILKIDSLNYNALFNLAHLYENDKPLRSLELYNKIIKNYGPEWNTLQRIAEISFRLGKFSESAQALEMMIEIDPSNYDLRKLTAETYINAGEIGKAKSILSELVEMRPSDLFAKLRYAEVLLDLKEKGRAIEILNEIIADDSAGIDIKLQVGESLLRNASKDSSYIEIAEGIFKKISQAHPNDWRAHWFLGIIASDKKDAETSFEEFKKVVLLNSQTVEAWRGIGIALYDMGRFEELIEWMNKGIDKFPDDFILNFLLGLGYHRLDRNNEAVTPLEKALSLDPKNIDVISTLALVYDAIGLTVKSDSLHELGLKISPNNHLILNNYSYTLAERGEKLELALEMAKKAIEQEPENPAYLDTIGWIYFKLGDYEKAKYYIQMAVEKGGSPVVIEHLGDVYFKLGNIDKAIEYWKKALEKNPSNEKLKEKIKGGKI
- a CDS encoding endonuclease III domain-containing protein is translated as MREKVKMRKIAQAIEKFFSSRKDKKIDPLDILIATILSQNTNDLNSAKAFENLKTRFPRFEDIINADVKQIEEAIKIGGLAHQKAVRIKKLLTELKEKVGRLDLSFLSKISVEEGIKFLTTFKGVGLKTASCVLLFGFNKDVFPVDTHIHRILNRVGVVKTKTPDETFHKVKNLIPSGSAYVLHTGLIKFGRLICRARNPLCGVCPIYSICKFRDKKFFKDKSKGLGLKLTKKGEFILLDEI
- a CDS encoding MgtC/SapB family protein → MGEAFHLDLLKFFLAVLFGGLIGLERELKGKPAGFRTNILICLGSALYTILSMKISSDPGRIAAQVVTGIGFIGAGTIIQSKGTIAGLTTAATIFVVAAIGIAIGANQLLLATIFTFIVLLVLTILANIEKSLLGKCHFTRIQLEIYDDKGKGRAELIEILSEHEIRPSQYQLNEENGILKISLSYCDKHPAHHRFLTELLRIPYIKEIKTGII